One segment of Candidatus Nitrospira nitrosa DNA contains the following:
- a CDS encoding polyprenyl synthetase family protein: MNIADYLEQKRIDVDRFLDFIAPPSVTPPTTLHESLRYSLMAGGKRVRPILTIAAAQALDQTPPGLMAVACSLELIHTYSLIHDDLPAMDNDDFRRGKPTNHKVYGEAMAILSGDALLTMAFDLVSRPDLMKGCDPLRQVRIIQELAFGSGNMGMVGGQVFDIQAENKDIDLPMLQNIHKHKTGMLMRAAVRMGAIAAGANDRQLDDMTGYAEDIGLAFQIADDVLNVTGTREELGKNPNTDAERGKKTYPTFYGVDGAKKLADDCVTRAITRLSSFGSSADPLREIARYITARKN, from the coding sequence ATGAACATCGCCGACTACCTTGAACAAAAGCGGATCGACGTTGATCGATTTCTGGACTTCATCGCGCCTCCGTCCGTCACCCCGCCGACGACGCTGCATGAGAGTCTGCGCTACAGCCTGATGGCCGGCGGGAAACGAGTTCGACCGATTTTGACGATCGCGGCGGCGCAGGCCCTTGACCAGACACCTCCCGGCCTGATGGCCGTTGCCTGTTCTTTGGAGCTCATCCACACCTACTCGCTGATCCACGATGACCTGCCAGCAATGGACAACGACGATTTTCGTCGTGGAAAACCGACGAACCATAAAGTCTATGGCGAAGCCATGGCCATCCTCTCTGGCGACGCGCTCCTGACGATGGCCTTCGACTTGGTCAGCCGACCGGATCTTATGAAAGGCTGCGATCCCTTGCGGCAAGTCCGTATCATTCAGGAATTGGCCTTTGGGTCCGGCAATATGGGCATGGTGGGTGGCCAAGTGTTCGACATCCAGGCTGAAAATAAAGACATCGACCTCCCGATGCTTCAGAATATTCACAAGCATAAAACCGGCATGCTGATGCGCGCTGCGGTCCGCATGGGCGCCATTGCCGCCGGGGCAAACGACCGCCAGCTCGATGATATGACCGGCTACGCCGAAGACATCGGCCTGGCATTTCAAATCGCGGATGACGTGCTGAACGTCACCGGCACTCGTGAAGAGTTGGGGAAGAATCCTAATACCGATGCGGAACGTGGGAAGAAAACCTATCCCACATTCTACGGAGTGGATGGAGCAAAGAAGCTGGCCGACGACTGTGTCACTCGTGCGATCACCCGCTTATCGTCCTTCGGCTCTTCTGCCGACCCGCTGCGCGAGATCGCGCGATATATCACGGCTCGCAAAAACTAA
- a CDS encoding YajG family lipoprotein, with amino-acid sequence MKPSSLRVLGCAIMGAAMLAGCRGTGEVRTLDLREKLPMVQVTDIEPVKIVIEPFEDRRTDKSRVGTRTHLWGGTTYFNVPGDRLAEMLTQRLADRLKTRGWNDRVWNVRVAPAGAVPDADIVISGQVQDFSASAKSRVFSTVIETSSRFHVQAQNQSDHSTTIRRVEGARSRTVFWFNNDDVQEQLSATLRDGIERLLGDTMIERKALRSVRQK; translated from the coding sequence GTGAAGCCATCGTCGTTGCGAGTTCTTGGCTGTGCCATCATGGGGGCGGCTATGTTGGCTGGTTGTCGGGGAACGGGAGAGGTACGGACTCTCGACTTGCGTGAAAAGCTGCCAATGGTACAGGTGACCGACATCGAGCCGGTCAAGATCGTCATTGAACCCTTTGAGGATCGACGGACGGACAAAAGCCGTGTCGGGACACGCACACATCTTTGGGGGGGAACGACGTATTTCAATGTGCCGGGCGATCGACTCGCCGAGATGCTCACGCAGCGGCTCGCCGACCGATTGAAAACCCGTGGGTGGAATGATCGTGTCTGGAACGTGCGTGTCGCTCCGGCCGGCGCGGTGCCCGATGCGGACATCGTTATCAGTGGACAGGTCCAAGATTTCTCGGCGAGCGCCAAGAGCCGGGTCTTTTCGACGGTGATTGAAACCAGCAGCCGCTTTCACGTACAGGCGCAAAATCAGTCGGATCACAGCACCACCATTCGAAGAGTGGAAGGGGCCCGGTCGCGAACCGTCTTTTGGTTCAACAATGACGACGTGCAGGAGCAACTCTCCGCCACCTTACGGGATGGAATCGAGCGGCTGCTGGGCGACACGATGATCGAGCGTAAGGCGTTGAGATCGGTACGGCAGAAATGA
- a CDS encoding carotenoid biosynthesis protein produces MEHLVLFFKTILLRPYVFIFLAAFLFSAIKLIGWPRTWRFWLISWATAFVCEFSSTRTGIPFGWYFYNGSTIGQELYFFDVPFMDSISFSFLLFAAYCVALGLLLPFDVTLKHDRSPLKPLRFDLTVRTSLAISGLTALLFAFIDMVIDPVALRGDRWFLGKIYDYPDPGWHFGVPFANYVGWAVVGLISLALYAPLDQRLAPLTISPSMTQRLLLGIGLYYGVLAFNLGMTFWIGETFMGISGLLMHLPVLMILTTRLVIRHSIHHAKQHG; encoded by the coding sequence ATGGAACACCTCGTCCTCTTTTTCAAGACCATTCTCCTCCGACCCTATGTCTTTATTTTTCTTGCCGCCTTTCTCTTTTCCGCCATCAAGCTGATCGGCTGGCCACGAACCTGGCGGTTCTGGCTTATTAGTTGGGCGACTGCCTTTGTCTGTGAATTTTCGTCGACCAGAACCGGCATCCCCTTTGGGTGGTACTTCTATAATGGTTCGACGATCGGACAAGAGCTCTATTTTTTTGACGTGCCGTTCATGGATTCCATCTCATTCAGCTTCCTCCTCTTTGCCGCCTACTGTGTGGCACTTGGGCTCCTACTTCCGTTTGATGTTACGTTGAAGCACGACCGGTCTCCTCTCAAGCCCCTACGCTTCGATCTAACTGTCCGCACAAGTTTGGCGATCTCTGGCCTGACTGCCTTGCTGTTTGCCTTCATCGATATGGTGATCGATCCCGTAGCCCTGCGTGGTGACCGTTGGTTCTTGGGGAAAATTTATGACTACCCTGATCCAGGGTGGCACTTCGGCGTCCCCTTCGCGAACTATGTGGGATGGGCGGTCGTCGGACTGATTTCGCTGGCGCTGTATGCTCCATTGGATCAACGACTCGCTCCACTCACAATATCTCCATCGATGACTCAGCGCCTCCTACTCGGGATCGGGTTATATTACGGCGTCCTAGCCTTTAACCTCGGCATGACATTTTGGATCGGTGAAACGTTCATGGGTATCAGCGGGTTGCTGATGCATCTCCCGGTCCTTATGATCTTGACCACTCGCCTTGTTATCCGCCACTCCATACACCATGCCAAACAGCATGGGTGA
- a CDS encoding phage holin family protein, with the protein MPTLRFARAVHESPFHGGLRQAFMRVFITGIAVFLAIAIVPGLEANSFGAGMAAVLVLTFLNLILRPILFLLTLPLIVVTLGLFLVVLNALLLELTAFFVKGFTVSGFWASVGGALVISLVTTVLNGWTVDRRLPPDLQEEPRRPPKIINPD; encoded by the coding sequence ATGCCGACCCTTCGCTTCGCACGAGCCGTCCATGAGTCGCCCTTTCACGGTGGGTTACGCCAGGCCTTTATGCGGGTGTTCATCACCGGTATCGCCGTCTTCCTGGCCATCGCCATTGTTCCTGGATTGGAGGCCAACAGTTTCGGTGCCGGTATGGCCGCCGTACTGGTCTTGACCTTCTTAAACCTGATCCTTCGCCCCATCCTGTTTCTGCTCACGTTGCCGCTGATCGTCGTTACACTTGGACTCTTTCTGGTGGTGCTGAACGCGCTGCTGCTTGAACTGACCGCGTTTTTCGTGAAGGGGTTCACGGTCTCAGGATTCTGGGCTTCCGTCGGTGGTGCGCTGGTCATCAGCTTGGTCACAACAGTCCTCAACGGCTGGACGGTTGACCGCCGTCTCCCTCCTGATCTTCAGGAGGAACCTCGTCGGCCACCCAAGATCATCAATCCTGATTGA
- a CDS encoding SCP2 sterol-binding domain-containing protein, with protein MKVTTINEVLHSLPDKLDKYAAEGLDAVYQFDLQGHQGGQYHLLVQNGTCVVKDGVHADPHVTLSMTGEDCIRVLNGQLSGMMLAMSGRLQVAGDVGLAMQLKSLFPNITED; from the coding sequence ATGAAAGTCACGACCATCAATGAGGTGCTTCACTCCCTACCCGACAAGCTCGACAAGTATGCTGCGGAGGGTCTCGATGCCGTCTATCAGTTCGATCTCCAGGGGCATCAAGGTGGGCAGTATCACCTGCTGGTGCAGAATGGGACCTGTGTCGTGAAAGACGGCGTTCATGCTGATCCCCACGTGACCTTGTCGATGACCGGTGAGGACTGCATCAGGGTTCTGAATGGACAATTAAGCGGAATGATGCTGGCCATGTCAGGTCGGTTGCAAGTCGCCGGGGATGTTGGACTGGCCATGCAGCTGAAATCCCTGTTCCCCAACATCACTGAGGATTGA
- the hpnA gene encoding hopanoid-associated sugar epimerase, whose amino-acid sequence MKALVTGATGFVGAAVARALVRAGVEVRVLARPEADLTNLQGLPVERAAGDLRDPASLRVALSNCRQLYHVAAHYALWAKAPSIFYDVNVVGTRNLLEAAREVGVERTVYCSTIGAIGLPPGGGLGTEETPVSLEQMAGHYKRSKYLAEQEVHKLAKEGLPVVIVNPSAPVGEGDVKPTPTGQVIVDFMKGRMPAYIETGMNIIDVDDVATGHLLAMEKGRQGERYILGSTNLLLREVFEILSRLTGLKAPSVKLPRGAVLPLAYLNHWFANVTGLPPRIPLEGVKMAKYKMHYDCSKAIRELGLPQHPPEVALGKAVRWFKSHGYA is encoded by the coding sequence ATGAAAGCTCTCGTCACAGGCGCAACCGGGTTTGTTGGAGCTGCGGTTGCCAGGGCCCTTGTACGAGCCGGGGTCGAGGTTCGTGTCTTGGCGCGACCTGAAGCCGACCTCACAAACCTACAGGGTCTTCCGGTAGAACGAGCCGCAGGGGATTTGCGCGACCCCGCATCACTTCGAGTCGCGCTCAGCAACTGCCGCCAGCTCTACCACGTCGCGGCACACTACGCCCTCTGGGCCAAAGCCCCCTCCATCTTTTATGACGTCAACGTGGTCGGCACCAGAAATCTACTGGAGGCTGCACGCGAAGTTGGCGTGGAACGGACCGTCTATTGCAGCACCATCGGGGCCATCGGCTTACCACCTGGTGGGGGGCTCGGAACAGAAGAGACACCGGTCTCTCTTGAACAAATGGCCGGTCACTATAAGCGTTCAAAATACTTGGCTGAACAAGAGGTGCACAAGCTGGCCAAGGAAGGCTTGCCGGTGGTCATCGTCAATCCCAGCGCCCCGGTCGGAGAGGGCGACGTCAAACCGACGCCCACCGGCCAGGTGATTGTCGATTTCATGAAGGGGCGAATGCCGGCCTACATTGAAACCGGGATGAACATCATCGATGTGGATGACGTCGCGACCGGCCATCTGCTCGCGATGGAGAAAGGCCGCCAGGGCGAACGGTATATTCTCGGCTCTACGAATCTCTTGCTTCGTGAAGTGTTTGAGATCCTCAGCCGATTGACCGGGCTCAAAGCGCCATCCGTAAAACTCCCACGGGGTGCGGTGCTTCCGCTCGCCTACCTCAATCACTGGTTTGCCAATGTGACGGGTCTCCCTCCGCGCATTCCGCTGGAAGGCGTGAAGATGGCCAAATACAAGATGCACTATGACTGCAGCAAGGCAATCCGAGAACTTGGACTGCCGCAGCATCCTCCCGAAGTTGCCCTGGGCAAGGCCGTCCGGTGGTTCAAATCCCACGGGTACGCATAA
- a CDS encoding DUF1499 domain-containing protein → MTAMSKRTLSACPSSPNCVSTQATDEEHAIAPFRYAKARAEAKEFLKVIMATLPRTRLVDEDDSYLHYEFTTLLLRFVDDVEFLFDETTKTIHFRSASRTGYSDLGVNRKRMEQVRTLVSGKL, encoded by the coding sequence ATGACTGCTATGAGCAAACGGACCTTATCGGCATGTCCCTCGAGCCCCAACTGCGTCTCAACCCAAGCGACTGATGAGGAGCATGCGATCGCACCGTTCCGGTACGCAAAGGCTCGTGCCGAGGCAAAGGAATTCCTCAAGGTTATAATGGCGACGTTGCCGCGCACCAGGTTAGTCGATGAGGACGACTCGTATCTCCACTATGAGTTCACGACCCTCTTGCTCCGCTTCGTGGATGACGTCGAGTTTCTCTTCGACGAAACCACCAAGACTATTCACTTCCGTTCTGCTTCCCGCACCGGCTATAGCGATCTTGGTGTGAACCGGAAGCGGATGGAGCAGGTGCGGACATTGGTGTCGGGAAAACTCTAG
- a CDS encoding DUF5666 domain-containing protein, producing the protein MPKGIIAMARQMYSHPVDRDHSRHGHTVFDHAVGPGRSRSPSGGILLLTALSFCLLALAPVPELLHVLGIVTSIDEKHIDVKTAKGQVVSVLLTKQVKYKNKNNPKSLDPPAVGDRVIIEASRDEKNKKVTATVVHYSPGSIPPPPR; encoded by the coding sequence ATGCCAAAGGGAATCATCGCAATGGCCAGACAGATGTACTCACACCCCGTTGATCGAGACCACTCCCGACACGGGCATACTGTGTTCGATCATGCGGTGGGACCAGGTCGCAGTCGATCTCCCTCAGGCGGTATCCTGCTCCTCACCGCCTTATCGTTCTGCCTGCTGGCGTTAGCCCCCGTACCAGAACTCCTGCACGTGCTGGGGATCGTGACATCCATCGATGAGAAGCACATTGATGTGAAAACTGCGAAAGGACAGGTCGTATCAGTCCTGCTGACCAAGCAGGTCAAATACAAGAACAAAAACAACCCGAAATCACTCGACCCACCTGCCGTCGGCGACCGCGTCATCATCGAAGCGTCAAGAGATGAGAAAAACAAGAAAGTCACCGCGACGGTCGTGCACTATTCACCGGGCAGCATTCCTCCACCTCCACGATAA
- a CDS encoding DUF2914 domain-containing protein: MSPLVKVQSLLTKPFMPAVFFLSGVTYDTLTLTRIDRLQDNLILLLYLAMLGALIVMTGRLGIESPPDPEQLAASSPFMRWVLESRPYYPMASQFLLGSLFSAYTIFYSRSATFSGTAVFFALLILLLVANEFLRDRLSNLRLLISLYAVVCFAFFTFFLPVITGYMNAIVFAIGALLSVAVILRVAQLIYRNNPDRSREEGIGVTVPAAALIGILVGFYFLNWIPPVPLSLKFGGIYHDVKRPGAQFELAFERQWYEFWKQSDTTFPSNTPIYCFTAVFAPVDLNTTIHHHWYYRANSNRSFSHADKIPLKISGGREGGYRAYSFKQGLDVGEWRVDVEAKDGRILGRVYVDVVDQGDAQPTLATISY, from the coding sequence ATGAGTCCTCTGGTCAAAGTTCAGTCGCTTCTCACAAAACCGTTCATGCCGGCTGTGTTTTTCCTCTCCGGCGTGACGTACGATACGCTGACGCTCACGCGGATAGACCGGCTTCAAGATAACCTCATCCTCCTGCTGTATCTTGCCATGCTTGGGGCCTTGATTGTGATGACAGGACGACTCGGGATCGAGTCTCCGCCGGATCCTGAACAGCTTGCGGCATCCTCACCCTTCATGCGCTGGGTGTTGGAGAGCCGTCCGTACTATCCTATGGCCAGTCAGTTTCTATTAGGCAGCCTCTTCAGTGCCTATACGATTTTTTATTCGCGAAGCGCCACCTTCTCCGGTACCGCAGTGTTCTTTGCCCTGCTGATCCTGCTCTTGGTGGCCAATGAGTTCTTGCGTGACCGACTCTCGAATCTTCGATTACTCATCAGCCTCTATGCGGTGGTCTGCTTTGCGTTCTTCACGTTCTTCTTGCCCGTGATCACCGGCTATATGAATGCGATAGTTTTCGCAATCGGGGCTCTGCTGAGCGTCGCGGTGATCTTACGCGTGGCTCAGTTGATCTATCGAAACAATCCAGACCGATCACGAGAGGAGGGCATCGGTGTCACTGTTCCCGCTGCGGCGTTGATCGGGATTCTGGTCGGGTTTTATTTTTTGAATTGGATTCCTCCCGTACCGCTCTCGCTGAAGTTCGGAGGGATCTATCATGACGTCAAGCGACCCGGAGCCCAATTCGAATTGGCGTTTGAAAGACAGTGGTATGAGTTCTGGAAACAATCAGATACCACGTTTCCCTCCAATACCCCGATCTATTGCTTCACGGCTGTGTTTGCTCCCGTCGATCTCAATACCACAATTCATCATCACTGGTACTATCGTGCTAATAGTAACCGGTCTTTTTCACATGCAGACAAAATTCCACTCAAAATATCCGGTGGTCGAGAGGGAGGCTACCGTGCATACAGTTTCAAGCAGGGCCTGGATGTTGGTGAGTGGCGTGTGGATGTCGAAGCCAAAGACGGACGCATTCTCGGGCGCGTATATGTGGATGTGGTTGACCAAGGCGATGCACAACCGACGCTGGCGACCATCTCCTATTGA
- a CDS encoding reprolysin-like metallopeptidase, which yields MKPMLPLQHSSRGHRTRRRSSWVPRAILLGLFAATLSIPTIGLCASTGSPVPLFVETPSGIPPAIDQAFPPAQLSKQWVRRHHTMGLNPAALEAMKLSRKESKQDISLNLFDAGTRTLELDEPEIHRNKAKVWRGRVRGDQDSDVTLSVRGKKMAGTIVSGQRLYKIEPTEDNRHRLVEIDDDAMRPDHHPLVVPDDGTPAEPPAPEPKLKHSETTATTESVTTAAATTTNTIVDLMVVYTTTARIKQGGLSAMNALIAMSVDLANQAYQNSQIAMRLRLVRTAEVAYTETGNMNTDLVRLRSTSDGFMDQVHTLRDQYKADLVTLIVDNGGAYCGIAYVMANGPRASFASYAFSVTDRDCISNNTLTHELGHNMGDAHDRESGGTGVYPYSYGYRDPIGKFRTIMAYPCPTVSCPRVKYFSNPKILINGRPAGIDYAINPSKSADNARSMNEVRNVIAAWRASTTTSAATAPSRLRDVRPDSRDDLDDDADDDSDDDMDDNAPNKPRKDAPGTSRGKSPAPTP from the coding sequence ATGAAGCCAATGTTGCCATTGCAACACTCATCGAGAGGCCATCGAACACGTCGCCGTTCGTCTTGGGTTCCACGCGCGATACTCCTCGGTCTCTTCGCTGCAACCCTCAGCATTCCGACGATTGGACTCTGCGCATCAACAGGATCGCCGGTCCCGCTCTTTGTGGAAACACCCAGCGGTATCCCTCCTGCGATCGACCAGGCGTTTCCGCCGGCTCAGCTCTCGAAGCAATGGGTGCGCCGACACCATACAATGGGGCTCAATCCCGCTGCGTTGGAAGCCATGAAACTCTCCCGCAAAGAGTCGAAACAGGACATCTCCCTGAACCTCTTCGATGCCGGCACACGCACACTCGAACTCGATGAACCAGAAATCCATCGCAATAAGGCGAAGGTGTGGCGTGGGCGGGTGCGAGGTGACCAGGACAGCGATGTTACCTTGTCTGTACGAGGCAAGAAGATGGCGGGGACAATTGTCTCAGGTCAACGGCTCTACAAAATTGAGCCGACCGAGGATAACCGTCATCGTCTCGTCGAAATTGACGACGACGCCATGCGTCCGGATCACCATCCGCTCGTCGTACCAGACGATGGGACCCCTGCAGAGCCTCCTGCACCGGAACCAAAACTCAAGCACTCCGAAACAACCGCCACGACCGAAAGCGTCACCACAGCCGCCGCCACAACGACGAACACCATCGTCGACCTGATGGTCGTCTACACCACCACGGCACGGATAAAGCAGGGTGGCCTGTCCGCCATGAATGCGTTGATTGCGATGAGTGTCGATCTGGCGAATCAAGCGTACCAAAACAGCCAAATCGCCATGCGGCTCCGTCTGGTGCGGACTGCCGAGGTCGCCTATACGGAAACCGGCAACATGAATACCGATCTAGTCCGTCTCCGCAGTACGAGCGATGGCTTCATGGATCAGGTGCATACCTTACGCGATCAATACAAGGCCGATCTCGTCACACTCATCGTCGACAACGGCGGAGCCTATTGCGGAATTGCCTATGTTATGGCAAACGGCCCGCGCGCGAGTTTTGCCTCTTACGCCTTTAGCGTGACAGACCGCGACTGTATCTCGAACAATACCCTGACCCATGAACTGGGACACAATATGGGGGATGCCCACGATCGGGAGTCCGGAGGCACAGGCGTCTACCCCTACTCCTATGGCTATCGGGACCCAATTGGAAAATTTCGGACGATTATGGCCTACCCCTGCCCGACCGTGTCATGCCCACGGGTCAAGTATTTTTCCAACCCGAAGATCCTGATCAACGGCCGACCAGCCGGAATCGATTACGCAATCAATCCTTCCAAGTCTGCGGACAATGCCCGTTCGATGAACGAAGTTCGAAATGTCATTGCCGCCTGGCGCGCAAGCACCACGACCTCTGCTGCCACCGCACCGAGTAGATTGAGGGACGTCCGTCCT